The Vescimonas coprocola genome includes a window with the following:
- the gap gene encoding type I glyceraldehyde-3-phosphate dehydrogenase, with translation MSIKVGINGFGRIGRMVLRCSLQHPEIEIVGINDLCPADYLAYMLKYDTMHGRFQADVSSNDKGIIVNGRSIPVYAERDPANLPWKEIGAEYVIESTGLFLTKEKAAGHIAAGAKHVVMSAPSKDDTPMFVMGVNQDTYTSDMTFVSNASCTTNCLAPVAKVLHDNFGIADGLMTTVHSTTATQKTVDGVSVKDWRGGRAASGNIIPSSTGAAKAVGKVIPSLNGKLTGMSMRVPTLDVSVVDLTVNLEKPATYDEICAAMKKASEGELKGILDYTDEAVVSSDFLGDTHTSIFDAKAGIALTDTFVKVVSWYDNEIGYSDKILCLIEHMYSVDHK, from the coding sequence ATGAGCATTAAAGTTGGTATCAATGGATTTGGCCGGATCGGCCGTATGGTCCTGCGCTGCAGCCTGCAGCACCCGGAGATCGAGATCGTGGGCATCAACGACCTTTGCCCTGCCGACTATCTGGCATATATGCTGAAGTATGACACCATGCATGGCCGGTTTCAGGCCGACGTGTCCTCCAACGACAAGGGCATTATCGTCAATGGCCGCAGCATCCCCGTGTACGCCGAGCGTGACCCCGCCAACCTGCCCTGGAAGGAGATCGGCGCCGAGTACGTCATCGAGTCCACGGGCCTGTTCCTGACCAAGGAGAAGGCCGCCGGCCACATCGCCGCCGGTGCCAAGCACGTGGTGATGTCCGCCCCCTCCAAGGATGATACCCCCATGTTCGTCATGGGCGTCAATCAGGACACCTACACCTCCGACATGACCTTCGTCTCCAACGCCAGCTGCACCACCAACTGTCTGGCTCCCGTGGCCAAGGTCCTGCACGATAACTTCGGCATTGCCGACGGCCTGATGACCACCGTTCACTCCACCACCGCCACCCAGAAAACGGTGGACGGCGTGTCCGTGAAGGACTGGCGTGGCGGCCGTGCCGCCTCCGGCAATATCATCCCCAGCTCCACCGGCGCTGCCAAGGCCGTGGGCAAGGTCATTCCCAGCCTGAACGGCAAGCTCACCGGTATGTCCATGCGTGTCCCCACGCTGGATGTCTCCGTGGTGGATCTGACCGTGAATCTGGAGAAGCCTGCCACCTACGACGAGATCTGCGCCGCCATGAAGAAGGCCTCCGAGGGCGAGCTGAAGGGTATTCTGGATTATACCGACGAGGCTGTGGTCTCCTCCGACTTCCTGGGTGACACCCACACCTCTATCTTCGACGCCAAGGCCGGTATCGCCCTGACCGACACCTTTGTGAAGGTGGTCTCCTGGTATGATAACGAGATCGGCTATTCCGATAAGATCCTGTGCCTCATTGAGCATATGTACTCCGTGGATCACAAGTAA
- a CDS encoding putative glycoside hydrolase, which produces MQATKETVQKRPHTALWIILCVVLLCAAGAALYFCRWAEKPLTLAEGYVAAGGLTADITDGEGAVLSQPVRGTKVTYVVEDEDKDHPGLVRLVLGEDNFGYLAREHLVTDPKDVVATKIIYVRTAVNLLDEAGAVPGRLVQKGEALTVTGWQDMDASGAVGRWQVEGGYIRAEYVTMDEPSAKAQYDQEVYQLHAERGDSWGGGDAAGLDYFPREKASFEGHPMPGEVKALYLNNESIAQAAEYVEVADSCGINAFVVDIMDGGAIAYPSEVMKQYSPSAYESAYNTLEVYQTGIKTLKNAGYYVIGRITAFNDPHLAEDHPECVIADQAGEPLQIGGMYWPSVYSRFVWQYKVELGLEAARLMGFDEIQFDYMRFPDGTWAFEEGTIDYRNENGESKAQAVQRFLMYACDRLHDAGVYVSADVFGECAEAYVTAYGQYWPAISNVVDAISAMPYPDHYGASGDWLPWEHPYETMYAFGQKAAQRQLETASPAAVRTWVQAYNAIREPYNTYGPEEVGAQIKALRDTGNTGGYLTWNGASPLGKYRALAPAFD; this is translated from the coding sequence ATGCAAGCTACCAAGGAAACTGTTCAGAAGCGTCCCCACACCGCCCTGTGGATCATCCTGTGCGTCGTGCTGTTGTGTGCAGCCGGGGCGGCGCTGTATTTCTGCCGGTGGGCGGAAAAGCCCCTGACGCTGGCGGAGGGCTATGTGGCCGCCGGGGGGCTGACGGCGGACATCACCGACGGTGAGGGAGCCGTCCTGTCCCAGCCGGTGCGGGGGACGAAGGTCACCTATGTGGTGGAGGACGAGGACAAGGATCATCCCGGTCTGGTGCGGCTGGTGCTGGGGGAGGACAACTTCGGCTATCTGGCCCGTGAGCATCTGGTGACGGACCCCAAGGACGTGGTGGCCACGAAAATCATCTATGTCCGCACGGCGGTGAATCTGCTGGATGAAGCGGGGGCCGTGCCGGGGCGGCTGGTGCAGAAGGGAGAGGCCCTGACCGTCACCGGCTGGCAGGATATGGACGCCAGCGGCGCCGTGGGGCGCTGGCAGGTGGAGGGCGGCTACATTCGGGCGGAGTACGTCACCATGGACGAGCCCAGCGCCAAGGCGCAGTACGATCAGGAGGTCTATCAGCTCCACGCCGAACGAGGGGACAGTTGGGGCGGCGGTGACGCTGCGGGGCTGGACTACTTCCCCCGTGAAAAGGCCAGCTTCGAGGGCCATCCCATGCCCGGCGAGGTGAAGGCCCTGTATCTCAACAACGAATCCATCGCCCAAGCGGCGGAATATGTGGAGGTGGCGGACTCCTGCGGTATCAACGCCTTTGTGGTGGACATCATGGACGGCGGAGCCATCGCCTATCCCTCGGAGGTGATGAAGCAGTACTCCCCCTCCGCCTACGAGAGTGCCTACAACACGCTGGAGGTATATCAGACGGGCATCAAGACCCTGAAGAATGCCGGGTACTACGTCATCGGACGCATCACGGCCTTCAACGACCCCCATCTGGCGGAGGATCACCCGGAGTGCGTCATCGCCGATCAGGCGGGCGAGCCTTTGCAGATCGGCGGGATGTACTGGCCCAGTGTGTACAGCCGGTTCGTGTGGCAGTACAAGGTGGAGCTGGGGCTGGAGGCGGCCCGACTCATGGGCTTTGACGAGATCCAGTTCGACTATATGCGCTTCCCAGATGGCACATGGGCCTTCGAGGAGGGGACCATTGACTACCGCAACGAAAACGGCGAGAGCAAGGCCCAAGCGGTGCAGCGATTCCTGATGTACGCCTGCGACCGGCTCCACGACGCCGGGGTGTATGTCTCCGCCGATGTGTTCGGGGAGTGCGCCGAGGCCTACGTCACCGCCTACGGCCAGTACTGGCCCGCCATCAGCAATGTGGTGGACGCCATCAGCGCCATGCCCTATCCGGATCACTACGGGGCCTCCGGGGACTGGCTACCGTGGGAGCACCCCTACGAGACCATGTATGCCTTCGGCCAGAAGGCTGCCCAGCGACAGCTGGAGACGGCGTCTCCGGCTGCGGTACGCACGTGGGTGCAGGCCTACAACGCCATCCGGGAGCCCTACAACACCTACGGGCCGGAGGAGGTAGGGGCCCAGATCAAGGCTCTGCGGGACACCGGCAACACCGGTGGGTATCTCACATGGAACGGAGCCTCTCCGCTGGGGAAATACCGGGCGTTGGCTCCGGCATTTGATTGA
- a CDS encoding heavy-metal-associated domain-containing protein, with translation MIETTVKVDGMMCGMCEAHVSDAIRGALPVKKVTASHTKGQAVILSEAPLDEEALRTAIGKTGYEVQGVSTRPYEKKGLFGFLKK, from the coding sequence ATGATCGAGACAACGGTGAAGGTAGACGGCATGATGTGCGGGATGTGCGAGGCCCATGTCAGCGATGCCATCCGGGGTGCTCTGCCGGTGAAAAAAGTCACCGCCTCCCACACCAAAGGGCAGGCGGTGATCCTCAGCGAGGCGCCGCTGGACGAGGAGGCCCTGCGGACCGCCATCGGCAAGACCGGCTATGAGGTGCAGGGCGTCAGCACCCGGCCCTATGAGAAAAAAGGATTGTTCGGCTTCCTGAAGAAGTGA
- a CDS encoding ECF transporter S component, whose protein sequence is MQLSATKKLVFCAICVALCVVLPMAFHALGSGTVFLPMHIPVLLCGLVCTWPYGVVCGLLGPLLSSVLTGMPAAAVLPSMMAELAVYGLVTALVMRLVHTGRLYGDLYIALCCAIPCGRIVAGVVKALTFPAGSWSMAAWVSANILISWPGTLIQLALLPTLVVALTKARLVPPRY, encoded by the coding sequence ATGCAGCTCTCTGCAACGAAAAAACTGGTATTCTGCGCCATCTGCGTGGCATTGTGCGTGGTGCTGCCCATGGCCTTTCATGCGCTGGGCTCCGGCACCGTGTTCCTGCCCATGCACATCCCCGTGCTGCTGTGCGGACTGGTCTGCACGTGGCCCTACGGCGTGGTCTGCGGCCTGCTTGGCCCGCTGCTGTCGTCGGTGCTGACCGGTATGCCTGCGGCGGCGGTGCTGCCCTCCATGATGGCGGAGCTGGCGGTCTACGGTCTGGTAACGGCGCTGGTGATGCGTCTGGTGCATACGGGGCGGCTCTACGGCGACCTCTATATCGCCCTGTGCTGCGCCATCCCCTGCGGCCGCATCGTGGCGGGCGTGGTGAAGGCATTGACCTTCCCCGCCGGCAGCTGGTCCATGGCGGCGTGGGTTTCCGCCAATATTCTGATCTCGTGGCCCGGCACCCTCATCCAGCTGGCTCTGCTGCCCACACTGGTGGTGGCCCTGACCAAGGCCCGGCTGGTGCCGCCCCGCTATTAA
- a CDS encoding alanine racemase, producing MNRQYPRLVLRDSSFRSNARETISRCAACGIQVCGVIKGVNGLPEVARRFRECGVTQLGTSRLEQVERCRQAGIPGPYLLIRIPGPTELPELVRLCEMSLQSERTTLDLLEQECTRQEKSHAVIIMADLGDLREGYWDHEEMVQTCLYVERRLPHVHLSGVGVNLSCYGSVRATPEKMQMLLAIARRVEDAIGRPLEIVSGGATSSYPMIHTGTMPAGINHLRIGENILTAQDIADSWGIHDADYLRNDVFRLEAEVVEVKEKPTYPQGELGADAFGRKPVYEDRGLRLRAILALGRADVGDMETLRPTMPGVTVIGGSSDHCILDVTDAPQPVQVGDVLSFRLCYSHVLYATQRDDVPVVICP from the coding sequence ATGAACCGTCAATACCCCAGACTGGTATTGCGTGACTCGTCCTTCCGCAGCAACGCCCGGGAGACTATCTCCCGCTGCGCCGCCTGCGGAATCCAGGTCTGCGGCGTCATCAAGGGCGTCAACGGCCTGCCGGAGGTGGCCCGCCGCTTCCGGGAATGCGGCGTCACGCAGTTGGGAACCAGTCGTCTGGAGCAGGTGGAGCGCTGCCGCCAGGCAGGCATCCCCGGCCCCTATCTGCTGATCCGTATCCCCGGCCCCACGGAGCTGCCGGAGCTGGTACGGCTGTGTGAAATGTCGCTGCAAAGCGAGCGCACGACTCTGGACCTGCTGGAGCAGGAGTGTACCCGGCAGGAGAAGTCCCACGCCGTCATCATCATGGCGGATCTGGGCGACCTGCGGGAGGGCTACTGGGACCACGAGGAAATGGTGCAGACCTGCCTGTATGTGGAGCGCCGGCTGCCCCATGTCCACCTGTCCGGCGTAGGCGTGAACCTCAGCTGCTACGGCTCCGTGCGGGCCACGCCGGAGAAGATGCAGATGCTGCTGGCCATCGCCCGCCGGGTGGAGGACGCCATCGGCCGCCCGCTGGAGATAGTCTCCGGCGGCGCCACCAGCTCCTATCCCATGATCCATACCGGCACCATGCCCGCCGGCATCAACCACCTACGGATCGGAGAAAATATTCTGACGGCGCAGGATATTGCCGATTCCTGGGGCATCCACGATGCAGACTACCTCCGGAACGACGTGTTCCGTCTGGAGGCAGAGGTGGTGGAGGTGAAGGAGAAGCCCACCTATCCCCAAGGGGAACTGGGGGCCGACGCCTTCGGCCGAAAGCCTGTCTATGAGGATCGTGGCCTCCGACTCCGTGCCATTCTGGCGTTGGGCCGGGCCGACGTAGGCGACATGGAGACGCTCCGGCCCACCATGCCCGGCGTCACCGTCATCGGCGGCTCCTCGGATCACTGTATTCTGGACGTGACCGACGCCCCCCAGCCGGTGCAGGTGGGGGATGTCCTGTCCTTCCGGCTGTGTTACAGCCACGTACTCTATGCCACCCAGCGGGACGATGTTCCCGTGGTGATCTGTCCGTGA
- the tnpA gene encoding IS200/IS605 family transposase has translation MYWQPKTTPGSAGGKNSLWRGAKKTRKSLRVRVKKEHIHMLISILPKYSVSQIMGYLKGKSSLMIFDRHANLKYQYGNRHFWARGYFVDTVGRNKKAIKAYIQNQLEEDKMSDQISIKEFIDPFTGSKNPKA, from the coding sequence TTGTATTGGCAACCAAAGACAACCCCCGGCTCTGCCGGGGGGAAAAATAGCCTATGGCGAGGGGCAAAGAAGACAAGAAAAAGTCTCCGAGTTAGAGTAAAGAAAGAGCACATCCATATGCTGATAAGCATCCTGCCGAAGTACAGCGTATCCCAGATTATGGGATACCTGAAAGGAAAGAGCAGCCTGATGATATTTGATCGGCATGCCAACCTGAAGTATCAGTACGGGAATAGACACTTTTGGGCAAGAGGGTATTTTGTGGATACGGTAGGCCGAAACAAGAAAGCGATAAAGGCGTACATACAGAACCAGTTGGAGGAGGACAAAATGTCTGACCAGATTAGCATAAAGGAATTTATAGACCCGTTTACGGGTAGTAAGAATCCCAAGGCATAG
- a CDS encoding dehydroquinate synthase/iron-containing alcohol dehydrogenase family protein, producing the protein MIVASRRQCAAPEFITMAERLPARSSFHGVTAETGLDALTHAVEAYIGRFYNTRETRSLARQAVEAIYRMNRSLGIPECFPCIQSEDLPQMAAWAEANPVYPVPVIFGKEDFIRIVRRVMP; encoded by the coding sequence ATGATCGTGGCAAGCCGCCGCCAATGCGCCGCACCGGAATTTATTACCATGGCGGAGAGGCTCCCGGCCCGGAGCAGCTTCCACGGCGTCACGGCGGAGACCGGCCTGGACGCCCTGACCCATGCGGTGGAGGCCTACATCGGCCGCTTTTATAACACCCGGGAGACCCGAAGCCTTGCCCGGCAGGCAGTAGAGGCCATTTACCGCATGAACCGGTCGCTGGGCATTCCGGAGTGCTTTCCCTGTATTCAGTCGGAGGACCTGCCTCAAATGGCCGCCTGGGCGGAGGCCAACCCCGTATACCCGGTGCCGGTGATTTTCGGCAAGGAGGACTTTATCCGCATAGTCCGCCGGGTGATGCCGTGA
- a CDS encoding VOC family protein has product MGTFYEQVFATQPFYGWDEGPEDRGVKYDLAGTKLVLLTQENPFPTSGAVHFQLQVPTLEDIYPRAQAAGAVTQEPFFRPYGWHMFRMADPAGNHINIYTVPTAAE; this is encoded by the coding sequence ATGGGCACCTTTTACGAGCAGGTATTTGCGACACAACCGTTCTATGGCTGGGACGAGGGGCCGGAGGACCGGGGCGTTAAGTACGATCTCGCCGGCACAAAGCTGGTGCTGCTGACCCAGGAAAATCCGTTCCCCACCTCCGGCGCCGTACATTTCCAGCTGCAGGTGCCGACTCTGGAGGATATCTATCCCCGGGCGCAGGCAGCCGGTGCCGTCACCCAGGAGCCTTTCTTCCGCCCCTACGGCTGGCATATGTTCCGCATGGCTGATCCTGCGGGAAATCACATCAATATTTATACGGTGCCAACCGCCGCCGAATAA
- a CDS encoding cadherin-like beta sandwich domain-containing protein, whose product MKKRIISLLLALIMALSLLPVSVLAADDHTGQVHVTVENTTWAEADGAPWEGMLVDEWVTLQDDSSMMSCIVDALTAGGYSQTGADTGYISEINGIEEKAAAEGSGWMGTLNDWFTSEGFAAYTVANGKLKAGDEIAVQHTCNLGADIGGAFGDSNKTLKAIALSAGELNPAFSSDVHDYTMILPEGVTALTVTPTASNKQNRVRIYVGGTEYGRKDAIPVQAGTVITLKVGNDGDAAPETYTIALQAAGSLLSGDNVSLTSIHQDGSAGTKVALTFDKETAAFTGKLANYTHLKQYNDGGFTVTLSDLPAGATAQLKSSDGKVLADFENGVASTPANQFTGSGSATFYIAVTAQGRTENYKLTLTKPGNYVWGTFNFFGKPAYNTDNVFYGYPEGTLFQADEDGNRTGETGYSQNCWNYIVYVSPQVASFGINKFTDAMQAGDLNSLKTQILVDGEVHVKQANFGKPAMMAFSKKPVPLKKDTTVIDFVGVDKKNPKIEIHTTITVIVVKTTPAELTEFISALPSTDNLTYADHYKIVMSYQRAYAGFTDEEQKQLSAETLKKLQDSVARVEELKKRHEDGVQAWIDLVNTFAGKVTAENYAQYYDAVQDAQVEYLELSDAQRAEFAAVNSTENAAVKTAYEGAYRTVNEQSILDGSSIGKPTEYYDDFMMGANHYNLDLGHEDTYYPAVFREIWTNRPTTLYPAGYAVEKGLPYTLPGILKFDIKDDSIFEIKEVEDVYQDGGLGGGSTFPAMKYYLVPKKAGTTTFTVTFTDKAGNFYGQIPEIPVHVNSPEETAIQDLNKNLTNFTSLNNTSKYDNWTYDYGTQGAPFTFKVNGTNAKVSVYNYLQYNKDGTPVKTDYTPDAKGNVTILIKDGYNGIEVTADYQGQTVTQVYSLKGKVTRYVQENISRPGEDLRTGDTAGIWIIGRPTNIHKILRIYNPATTTVFYTDMPLQSVVNTDNQHDIYRTDENGVKKQVSYQPRVAAYLTESGTITLTKGSSDNRGYGSNPGSEGDQGNTGGIAASTRYGFGMLADITLQVEENPNFKLEPKYETVAENGGQVKAGDKLTISIPTLPIEQLAQDYKLQYCLLNYSTNIPGAEYIFSKWSKGGDSWEGEGTTPVGPEVALKSITFTVPKTTPAGTYRIHGGYLDVTHRSGGYGWLDVYAKFYQMEISDLTITVLKGDIETVEDLIDAIGANVTLDSEAAITAAKSAYDALSDEDKALVDADKVDALTAAIIRLNQLKHADLMANLDTIYKTTGDFMATLGTPTVNSTGGEWMVIGLARSGRTVPAGYYDNVVEYVKAKADANERLHPAKVTDNARVILALTAIGKDVTNVGGHNLLKGLDNMDYVQTQDINGPIFTLIALDSHNYPTMGDVTREKLIQVILDAQLPDGGWSLSGENADTDMTAMAIQALAPYYKTNETVKAAVDKALEALSALQRTDGGFGSWGTVNSESCAQVIVALTALGIDPTADSRFVKNGHTVLDALAGFYVTGGGFRHTAGGERNDMATEQGYYALAAYYRFVNGQTRLYDMSDVTIQTGGTSGGDNSGNGTNNGGTPATGDTGVLVWAIALPVAAVAAAFVLKRKKREA is encoded by the coding sequence ATGAAAAAAAGAATCATTTCTCTGCTGCTGGCGCTTATCATGGCGCTGTCACTGCTTCCCGTGAGCGTGCTGGCGGCGGACGACCACACAGGTCAGGTCCATGTGACGGTGGAAAACACCACCTGGGCCGAGGCCGACGGCGCACCCTGGGAGGGGATGCTGGTGGACGAGTGGGTCACACTTCAGGATGACTCCTCCATGATGAGCTGCATCGTGGACGCACTGACGGCCGGGGGCTATTCCCAGACCGGCGCGGACACCGGCTACATCAGCGAAATCAACGGCATCGAGGAGAAGGCCGCCGCCGAGGGCTCCGGCTGGATGGGCACCCTCAACGACTGGTTCACCAGTGAGGGCTTCGCCGCCTACACCGTGGCCAACGGCAAGCTGAAGGCCGGGGACGAGATCGCCGTGCAGCACACCTGCAATCTGGGCGCGGACATCGGCGGTGCTTTTGGGGATAGCAACAAAACCCTGAAGGCCATCGCCCTCAGCGCAGGCGAACTGAACCCCGCCTTTTCCTCCGACGTGCATGACTATACCATGATTCTGCCCGAGGGCGTCACCGCCCTCACCGTCACCCCCACCGCCAGCAACAAGCAGAACCGCGTCCGCATCTATGTGGGCGGCACGGAGTATGGCCGCAAGGATGCCATTCCCGTTCAGGCGGGCACCGTCATCACCCTGAAGGTGGGCAATGACGGCGATGCCGCCCCGGAGACCTACACCATCGCCCTCCAGGCGGCGGGCTCCCTCCTCTCCGGCGACAATGTATCCCTCACCTCCATCCATCAGGACGGCTCCGCCGGCACCAAAGTGGCCCTGACCTTTGACAAGGAAACCGCCGCCTTCACCGGCAAGCTGGCAAACTATACCCATCTCAAGCAGTATAACGACGGCGGCTTCACCGTGACGCTCTCCGACCTGCCCGCAGGGGCCACCGCCCAGCTCAAGAGCAGCGACGGCAAGGTCCTGGCGGACTTTGAAAACGGCGTGGCTTCCACCCCGGCGAATCAGTTCACCGGCAGCGGCTCGGCCACTTTCTACATCGCCGTCACCGCCCAGGGCCGCACGGAGAATTACAAGCTGACCCTCACCAAGCCGGGCAATTATGTCTGGGGTACATTTAACTTCTTTGGCAAGCCTGCCTATAATACAGATAATGTGTTCTACGGCTATCCGGAGGGTACGCTGTTTCAGGCGGATGAGGACGGCAACCGCACGGGCGAAACCGGTTATTCCCAAAATTGCTGGAATTATATCGTCTATGTGTCCCCGCAGGTGGCCAGCTTCGGCATCAATAAATTCACCGATGCCATGCAGGCCGGTGACCTGAACAGCTTAAAAACACAGATTCTTGTGGATGGCGAGGTTCATGTCAAGCAGGCTAACTTCGGTAAGCCGGCCATGATGGCATTTTCCAAAAAGCCGGTACCGCTGAAGAAGGACACGACGGTCATTGACTTCGTCGGTGTCGACAAAAAGAATCCCAAGATCGAGATCCACACCACTATTACGGTGATTGTGGTCAAGACTACTCCGGCGGAGCTGACCGAGTTTATCAGCGCTCTGCCGAGCACCGATAATCTGACGTATGCCGATCACTACAAGATCGTCATGAGCTATCAGCGCGCCTATGCCGGTTTTACCGACGAGGAACAGAAGCAGCTGTCCGCGGAGACGTTGAAAAAGCTGCAGGATTCCGTGGCCCGGGTGGAGGAGCTGAAAAAGCGCCACGAGGACGGCGTTCAGGCATGGATCGACCTGGTGAATACGTTCGCCGGGAAGGTCACCGCAGAAAACTATGCCCAGTATTACGACGCCGTGCAGGATGCACAGGTGGAGTATCTGGAGCTGTCCGACGCCCAGCGGGCGGAATTTGCGGCCGTTAACTCTACGGAAAACGCCGCAGTCAAGACGGCCTACGAGGGTGCGTACCGCACCGTCAACGAGCAGTCCATTCTGGACGGCAGCTCCATCGGCAAGCCCACGGAATATTACGACGACTTTATGATGGGGGCCAACCACTATAATCTGGACCTGGGCCACGAGGACACCTATTATCCTGCCGTATTCCGGGAGATTTGGACGAACCGGCCTACGACGCTGTATCCTGCTGGATATGCGGTAGAAAAAGGTCTGCCCTATACCCTGCCCGGCATTCTGAAATTTGACATCAAGGATGACAGCATCTTCGAGATTAAGGAAGTGGAGGATGTCTATCAGGATGGCGGTCTGGGCGGCGGCAGTACTTTCCCGGCCATGAAGTACTACCTGGTGCCTAAAAAGGCAGGCACCACCACCTTCACCGTCACCTTTACGGATAAGGCGGGCAATTTCTACGGCCAGATTCCGGAGATCCCCGTCCATGTCAATAGCCCCGAGGAGACGGCTATTCAGGATCTGAACAAGAACCTGACAAACTTCACTTCTCTGAACAACACCAGCAAATACGACAACTGGACCTATGACTACGGCACCCAGGGCGCACCCTTTACCTTCAAGGTCAACGGCACCAACGCCAAGGTCAGCGTCTATAACTACCTCCAGTACAACAAAGACGGCACCCCCGTCAAGACCGACTACACCCCCGACGCCAAGGGCAATGTGACCATCCTCATCAAGGACGGCTACAACGGCATCGAGGTCACCGCTGACTATCAGGGACAGACCGTCACGCAGGTCTACTCCCTCAAGGGCAAGGTCACCCGCTATGTGCAGGAGAACATTTCTCGCCCCGGTGAGGATCTGCGCACCGGCGATACGGCGGGTATCTGGATCATCGGGCGGCCTACCAATATCCATAAGATCCTCCGTATTTATAACCCTGCCACCACGACGGTGTTCTATACGGATATGCCTCTGCAGAGCGTAGTAAATACAGACAACCAGCACGATATTTACCGTACTGATGAAAATGGTGTGAAAAAACAGGTATCTTATCAGCCCCGCGTTGCGGCCTATCTGACGGAATCCGGCACGATCACCCTCACCAAGGGCAGCTCCGATAACCGGGGCTACGGTTCCAATCCCGGCAGCGAGGGCGATCAGGGCAACACCGGCGGTATCGCCGCTTCCACCCGCTATGGCTTCGGCATGCTGGCGGATATTACGCTGCAGGTGGAGGAGAACCCCAACTTCAAGCTGGAGCCCAAGTATGAGACCGTGGCCGAGAACGGCGGGCAGGTCAAGGCTGGGGACAAGCTTACCATCTCCATCCCTACGCTGCCCATCGAGCAGCTGGCCCAGGACTATAAGCTGCAGTACTGCCTGCTGAACTACTCCACCAATATTCCCGGTGCGGAGTACATTTTCTCCAAGTGGTCCAAGGGCGGCGACTCCTGGGAGGGCGAGGGCACTACCCCCGTCGGCCCCGAGGTGGCCCTCAAGAGCATCACTTTCACCGTGCCCAAGACCACCCCGGCGGGCACCTACAGAATTCATGGCGGCTATCTGGATGTTACCCACAGAAGCGGCGGCTATGGGTGGCTGGATGTCTACGCGAAGTTCTATCAGATGGAGATCAGCGACCTGACCATCACCGTTTTGAAGGGCGACATCGAGACCGTGGAGGACCTTATTGACGCCATCGGCGCCAATGTCACTCTGGATAGTGAGGCCGCCATCACCGCCGCCAAGTCCGCCTACGATGCCCTCTCCGACGAGGACAAGGCCCTGGTGGACGCTGACAAGGTGGACGCTCTCACCGCCGCTATCATTAGGCTCAACCAGCTCAAGCACGCGGACCTCATGGCAAACCTGGATACCATCTATAAGACCACCGGCGACTTCATGGCCACCTTGGGCACCCCCACGGTGAACTCCACCGGCGGCGAGTGGATGGTCATCGGCCTGGCCCGCAGCGGCCGCACCGTACCCGCCGGGTACTATGACAATGTGGTGGAGTATGTGAAGGCCAAGGCTGACGCCAATGAGCGTTTGCACCCGGCCAAAGTCACCGACAACGCCCGGGTGATCCTGGCCCTGACGGCCATCGGCAAGGATGTCACCAATGTGGGCGGCCACAATCTGCTGAAGGGTCTGGATAACATGGATTATGTGCAGACCCAGGACATTAACGGCCCCATTTTCACCCTCATTGCCCTGGATAGCCACAACTACCCCACTATGGGCGATGTGACCCGGGAGAAGCTGATTCAGGTCATCCTGGATGCCCAGCTTCCCGACGGCGGCTGGAGCCTCAGCGGCGAGAACGCCGACACCGATATGACCGCTATGGCCATCCAGGCCCTGGCACCTTACTACAAGACCAACGAAACCGTGAAGGCTGCTGTGGATAAGGCTCTGGAGGCCCTTTCCGCCCTGCAGCGCACTGACGGCGGCTTTGGCAGCTGGGGCACCGTGAACAGCGAGTCCTGCGCCCAGGTCATCGTGGCTCTCACCGCCCTGGGCATCGATCCCACCGCAGATAGCCGCTTCGTGAAGAACGGCCACACCGTTCTGGATGCTCTGGCCGGGTTCTATGTCACCGGCGGCGGCTTCCGGCACACCGCTGGCGGCGAGCGGAACGACATGGCCACCGAGCAGGGCTACTACGCCCTGGCGGCCTACTACCGCTTCGTAAACGGCCAGACCCGGCTCTATGACATGAGCGATGTGACCATTCAGACCGGCGGCACCTCCGGCGGCGACAATAGCGGCAACGGCACCAACAACGGCGGCACTCCGGCCACCGGCGACACCGGCGTGCTGGTGTGGGCCATCGCCCTGCCTGTGGCGGCGGTCGCAGCAGCCTTTGTGCTCAAGCGCAAAAAGCGGGAGGCGTAA